One region of Silene latifolia isolate original U9 population unplaced genomic scaffold, ASM4854445v1 scaffold_57, whole genome shotgun sequence genomic DNA includes:
- the LOC141639764 gene encoding uncharacterized protein LOC141639764, producing MRTEPLEKAYPVVRDWVMCRTRSKRSSHGVYRRDVNALQLDSWVPRPWAEYARAPPFVAEVLRPRSSSRLLLRTSMGHVWYLGERLARQCSRDVLTVPIDPPRTMSREHSEAEREADLAGVGGDALLLPGENYSAFLYGKLAYWPVVEVEAAGIEPPEYPETLEYTDATKRTTISELRDFDVAVTDAGLDDWQHLIRRVAPSRFVALWRVANRLRATAVEALVGGRGRQGGRELERELAQSREETARLLRELEVRDAEVAALAARVAELEGDRQ from the exons atgaggacggagccgctggagaaggcctatcccgtcgtgagggattgggtgatgtgtaggacgaggagtaagcgttcctctcacggtgtctaccggcgggacgtgaacgctcttcagctggacagc tgggtgcctaggccttgggcggagtacgctagagcgcctccttttgtggctgaggtccttcgtcctaggagctcgagccggctgctgttgaggacgtcgatgggtcatgtgtggtacttgggcgagcgcttggctcgtcagtgctctcgggatgtgttgacggttcccatcgaccctcctaggacgatgtcTAGGGAGcattctgaggctgagagggaggctgacttggctggcgttggtggtgacgccctccttcttccaggTGAgaactactcggcgttcctttacgggaagttggcgtactggccggttgtg gaggttgaggcggcgggcatcgagcccccagagtaccccgagaccctcgagtacactgacgcgaccaagaggacgacgatctccgagctgcgtgactttgacgtggctgtgacggatgctggcttggacgattggcagcatctgattcggagg gttgcgccgtctcggttcgtggcgttatggagggtggctaaccggctgcgagctactgccgtcgaggcacttgtcggcggtcgaggtcgtcag GGGgggcgtgagctggagcgagagttggctcagtctcgggaggagacagctcgcttgttgagggagctcgaggttcgagacgccgaggttgctgctctcgcggcaagagttgcggagctagagggcgaccggcagtag